A window of Mus pahari chromosome 7, PAHARI_EIJ_v1.1, whole genome shotgun sequence contains these coding sequences:
- the LOC110324138 gene encoding cornifin-B-like, with protein sequence MQLHPLQLHLLQLHPLQLHSPAAPPPYSSTTLQLHHPAALPPCSSTTLQLHHPTAPPPCSSTPLQLHPLQLHHPAAPPPAAPPPYSSTTLQLHHPTAPPPCSSTTLQLHHPAAPPPCSSTTLQLHHPAAPPPCSSTTL encoded by the coding sequence ATGCAGCTCCACCCCCTGCAGCTCCACCTCCTGCAGCTCCACCCCCTGCAGCTCCACTCCCCTGCAGCTCCACCACCCTACAGCTCCACCACCCTGCAGCTCCACCACCCTGCAGCTCTACCACCTTGCAGCTCCACCACCTTGCAGCTCCACCACCCTACAGCTCCACCACCCTGCAGCTCCACTCCCCTGCAGCTCCACCCCCTGCAGCTCCACCACCCTGCAGCTCCACCCCCTGCAGCTCCACCACCCTACAGCTCCACCACCCTGCAGCTCCACCACCCTACAGCTCCACCACCCTGCAGCTCCACCACCCTACAGCTCCACCACCCTGCAGCTCCACCACCCTGCAGCTCCACCACCCTGCAGCTCCACCACCCTGCAGCTCCACCACCCTGCAGCTCCACCACCCTATAG